GAACAATCCAGCTCAAAATCAACAACAGAATTCTAAACAGAACAATTCAGCTCAAAATCAACAACAGAATTCTAAACAGAACAATTCAGCTCAGGAGCAACAACAGTATTCTAAACTGGACAATCCAGCTCAAAATCAACAACAGTATTCTAAACAGAACAATCCAGCTCAAAATCAACAACAGAATTCTAAACAGAACAATTCAGCTCAAAATCAACAACAGTATTCTAAACAGAACAATTCAGCTCAGGAGCAACAACAGTATTCTAAACTGGACAATCCAGCTCAAAATTCTAAAATAAGTAAACAATCACAAGAGCACCAAAGCACAGGTAATAACAGTATTTATGACTTTAGCAAACCAGAAAAAGATCATATTCATTCTTTGCAAGATTTAATAGCAAAGCTAAAGCAGTCTAGTGACTTCATCAACTATCACACATCTGATGATGAAACGATGCCTTATTGGATTTCTTACTATCGCCCTTCACTTGATGGAGAAAAGCTTCAAAAATATTTGATGCCTACACTATTAGAACGTTCTTGTTCTTCACTTGAGGAGCTAAAAGAACACATTCCAATGAGCGGGATTACAATTACAAATGACTTACAAAAAATTGAGGATATGGTTTTAAAGGGGCATGCCATTATTCAATTACGTGAACAAGATCAAAAATGCATGCTCGCAAATATTGCGATTGATAATTATCGAGCACCAACTCCACCATTAAATGAGTCAACAGTTATTGGGCCACAAGAAGGCTTTGTGGAAGACGTTGATACAAATATTAATTTAGTTCGTAAACGTCTCCCAGTACTAGAACTACACACGAAAGAAATGATAGTTGGAGAGTTTTCGAAAACAAAGGTCGTCATGATGTATTTAGACAACCTTGCAGAGAAAGATAATGTAGATTTTCTAGAAGAATCATTGCGCGCTCTTAAATACGATCAAATTAATGATAGTGCCTATATACAAGAGTTAATGGGAGAAAAATCCATTTTCCCGTTATATATAAATACCGAACGTACAGATCGGGTAACAAAAGCACTTATTGATGGAAAGATCGCCATTTTTGTTGACGGTTCACCAAATGTCCTACTCACTCCTGTCTCGTACTTTGATTTCTTCATTTCACCAGAGGACTATAACGTCTCTTGGCTATATGCTACATTTTCAAGAGTTTTACGACTTATCGCGGTTCTTTTCTCAATTTGTGCAGCCCCATTATATGTTGCCGTTTTAAATTATCATTACGAACTCATTCCAAGCGATTTGCTTGAAACATTGATCTTATCAAGAGCCCAAGTGCCATTCCCACCTTTAATCGAAGCACTCTTTTTGGAATTAGTTATTGATTTATTAAGAGAAGCTGGCGCTCGTCTACCGATGAAAGTAGGACAAACACTCGGTATTGTAGGCGGTATCGTAATTGGGCAAGCATCTGTTCAAGCTGGATTAACAAGCAATATTTTATTAATTATCGTTGCTTTATCAGCGTTGGCTTCCTTTATTACACCCATTTACAAAATGGGCAATGCTGTACGCTTACTGCGCTTCCCGTTTCTTATATTCGCGGAAGTAGGAGGTCTTTTAGGTATTTCACTTGGATTCATCTATTTATTTACCCATCTATTTAGACTAACTTCTTTACGTAAACCGTACGCACTTTTTTACCCAACTAGACAACAATCCGTGAAAGATTCCTGGATTCGCTTTCCACTAACAATGATTGATACACGAGATGTGCAAGCGAGACCACAACATGTTAAGAAATCAGCACAAGGAATTTCAACAAAACATAGATCGGATTTTGATGATTAAGAAATGAGGCACATTGATGAGTAAAGTTCAAAAAAAATATCAAATATCTCCTATCTTTGTTTTCTTCTTAATTCACAGTGCACAATTTGGTGCTGGGGTTCTTGGATTCGCTCGTATTATTGCAAAAGCGGCTGGGCATGACGGATGGGTAGGTGTTCTTATCACAGGAATCATCATCCATATTCTTATATGGATGATGTATTACTCATTAAAAAATGTAGAAGGAAATTTAATTGATTTACATAAACAAACTTTTGGAAAATGGCTTGGGAATGGGATTAATATCATCTTTATGGCATATTTTTTTATCGTAAGTATTTCTGTCGTTAGAACATATGTCGAAATTATTCAAGTATGGATGTTTCCTAGTGCATCTACGTGGATGCTCACATTCTTTTTATGTTTAGTAAGTTATTACATTATTTCATCAGGATTCCGCGTTATTACAGGAATTTGTGTTATTTCTATCGGTGGAACGCTAGGATATCTTTTCCTTAGTCTTTTTATTTTGAAATTCTCACATTGGGATAATTTACTCCCCTTTTTTTCACATTCCTTTACTGATATTTTGAAAGCATCCGAACTATCTATTTATAGTATGACAGGATTTGAAATTTTCCTTATGATTTATCCGTTTGTTAAAGAACCACAAAAATCCCATAAATTCGCGCAATATGGGGCTTTATTTTCTAACTTCTTATATCTGTTTAGTACTATTCTCGCTTTTACGTTCTTTAGCGAAAAACAACTTCTCAAAACAATTTGGTCTCAACTTTCAATGACACAAGTTATTCAGCTCCCATTTATAGAACGACTTGAGTATCTCGCCATTTCTGCTTATGCTCTTGTTATTATTACGAGCTTTATTCTCCCTTTATGGGCTGCCACTAGAGGAACTCACGAAATCTTTCGTGTGAAACAACGAGGCATTTTAATTGCATTTATGCTCATCACCTTAGCTGTTTCACAACTTTTAACAAACAGACATGATATTAATGATTTTATTAGTACTGTATCAAAGGTTAGTTTTTGGCTTATATACATATACATCCCAATTCTATTTATTATTGTGTGGGTGAAAAGAAAATGGAAAAAAACAAAAGAAAATTAATGCTTCTTTTTTGCATCAGTCTCTTTAGTCTAACTGGTTGTTTACAAAAAAACATTATTGATGATGTTCAACTTATTCAAGGAGCTGCGTTTGATACAGCAAAAGATGATAAAGTAAAAGTGACATTCGTTTGTCCCATTCAAAAAAAAGGAAATAAAGTTCAAGTCTTTGAGGGAACAGGAAACGCGGTAAAACAAGTAAAGGCAGATACTTCTTTAGAATCCTCACAACCATTTGCAAGCGGACAAATGCGGATTGCTTTATTCACTACAAAAATTGCGAAAAAAGGACTATCAACAGCTTTTGACACATTAATTCGTGATGTAAATATTGGTAACTCGCTGTATGTCGGACTATTGGAGGGCAGTGGCACTGAGTTATTCAAAGGGAAATATACTACATCATATAATGTTGCGATTTATATAAAGAAAATGCTAGAGCACAATATGGAAACAGGTCCCTTACCAACTGACAATTTATATTTAGGTGCCTTCCGATACTATCGTGAAGGACAAGATTCTTATATGCCTATCCTCAAAAAACATGGAGATAAAATAGGGATTACTGGTATTGGACTTTTGAAAAAAGATAAATATGTTGGAAAGATTAGTTACCATGATATGTTTGTATTTAAGGGCTTGTTAGAAAAGCATCGATTAGATTCTCATGAATTTAAAACGAATCCTGGATATACAATCATTAATAATATCCGTTCTGTTCCCACCTATCAAATAAACATAAAAGACGGAAAACCATCTTTCTTCATTCACGTCAAACTGGAAGCTCGTATTCAAGAGGTCTCTAGAAAATTCAATTTAGAAAACAAAAAGAATACAATGAAAATAGCTAAGTCAGTCGAAAAACAATTAGATGCAAAAGCTGCAAAACTAATTAAACAGTTCAAATCTTTAGGTGTCGACCCTCTCGGACTAGGAGCAAAATATAAACAACATTATCGCCCATTTAAATTAGAAGAGTGGCGAAAAATGTACAAAGATGTTCCGATTACAGTAAAATATACAGTCGATATTACAAATTCTGGTGTAATTGAATAAGTTAATGATTGAACTCCTTCCTCTGGCGTGATAAAACGGAGAGAGGAGTTTTTTTATTACCAAATATAGAGAGAAAAGATATTCACGGGGGAGCTTATGTCTAAAAAGTTAGTAAAGCCTATTTTAAACGGTATTTTATTTCTCGGCGTCTTTTTATTTGCTCATACATATTTAAAAAATGTTTCTTTTACTCGTTATTTACTTGTCGTTATACCAATGCTACTCATTGGAATGTTCGGCATTGATCTCGTTTTATCCATTTTAATAAAGAAAGAAGAATAACGAGCGAACATCTTATGTCTCATAAGATGTTCTTTTTATTAAACAATCACCTTATGTTACAATAAACTTCGGCACAAAGTGAGAAAGGATGAAACAACATGACGAATGAAAAAGGTTTAGATAAAGGATACGAACTTGTTGCAAAAATGCACGAAGTATTCGGACACCCTGTTACAAATGTTCCAACAAAATTAACAGAAGAGCGTGCAAAAATTCGTGCAAGCTTTATGAAAGAAGAGTTAGAGGAGTTTCTAGAAGCGACAACTGTCGAAGATCAATACGACGCGTTGATTGATTTGATTTACTTCGCATTCGGAACTTTTGCAGAAATGGGTGTACGTCCAGACAAAGGATTTGAAATTGTAAACAATGCTAATATGGCTAAATTATTCCCTGATGGAAAACCACGCTTCCGCGAGGGCGATGGCAAAATTTTAAAACCAGAAGGCTGGGAAGCACCAGAACCACAACTTCGCGCTGAAATTGAACGTCAACGTCAAGATGCATTAGCAAAAGCAGAAAAATAATATAGAATCGGCTGCTAGGATTATTCTTAGCAGTTTTTTTGTACTATAATTCACAAATTATAAACTTCATATTTTTCTCCAAATAAAAAATCCCCTTGCGTACAAGAGAATTTTTCATGTAATTCATTAGTGTCCCACATGTCCAGCATGACCTGCTGCTCCTGCGATACCAGCTGTTGCCGCGGACGCCCCCACTCCAGCTCCACCATACCAGGTTTGTTGTTGTCCTTGATAATGCTGTTGTCCTTGATAATGCTGTTGTCCTTGATAATGCTGTTGCCCTTGTTGATGTTGTTGCCCTTGATGATGATGTTGTCCTTGATGATGATGTTGTCCTTGATGATGGTGTTGTCCTTGATGATGGTGTTGTCCTTGATGGTGATGTTGTCCTTGATGGTGATGTTGTCCTTGATGGTGATGTTGTCCTTGATGGTGATGTTGTCCTTGATGGTGATGTTGTCCTTGATGGTGATGTTGTCCTTGATGGTGATGTTGTCCTTGATGGTGAGTTTGATAAAGGACAGCCTGTGGATGAATATGATGGTGACCGTGGTGATGTACTTGTTGCTGATGATGACCATGGTACTGATGATGGCCATGATGTTGATGGTGGCCATGATGCTCATGATGACCATGAAAACCTTGAGGAAAACCACCGATTCCACCAGCTACAACACCAACACCAGGTACAGGAAATCCTGTTTGTACACCTCCAACGAAAGATGGAAATGTAGTTGGCATACCTACAGGCACCCCTCCCTGTGCTCCTCCTACGAATGTCGGAATTCCTGTTTGCGCTCCAGCTACTGATGTTGGAAATCCTGTTTGTACGCCCGCTACTGACGGAAACCCTGTTTGCGCTCCAGCTACTGATGTTGGAAATCCTCCAGATGCTCCTCCCATCCAACTTGGGGTTCCGCCATATCCTTGTTGCCCAGCTCCTCCCATGAACATCATTTGTTCATAACTATCCGATCCACCTCCAAAGAAGCCATGCGGTGCCTTATTGCCCATCCCTTTCATTTCTTTCACCTCTTCTTCTCAATTTAGCCTACCTTTTTTATCATATTTTCTATAGAAGAATAGGTGTTTGTCTATATGGGAATTCCGCGCTTTTTTCTTTGTTCTCCATTCGTGTCAAAATCAATTAACTGATTATTCTTTCTAAAGGGAGAGCATTGTATTGAGGAGCATAACAAAAGCCGAAATAACTGATGTAGATTCAATTATACAGATAGATATCGATGTGATTGAAAATGATAGTAGACGAGATTATATTGAACATGCTATTCACAAAGGAACATGTATCATTGTACAAAATGATGCTTCCATTGTCGGTTTTTTAACATATGATACGAGTTTCTTTGATTGTACTTTTATTTCATTAATCATCATCTCACCGACTGAAAGACGCAAAGGTTGTGCAAGCTCATTAATTACATATATGCTAAGTAATTCTCCAACTAAAAAAATCTTTTCCTCTACGAATCAATCTAACGAAAACATGCACAAGGTCTTTCAAGCAAACGGATTTATACATAGTGGAATCATCGAAAATTTAGATGAAGGCGATCCCGAGTTTATTTATTTCATTTCTACATAAAAAGCTCAGAGCATAATTGCTCTGAGCTTTCATTTACTTAAGATTAGTTTGCAACAACGTTAACAAGTTTTCCAGGAACAACAATTACTTTACGAACTGTTTTCCCTTCAATTTGTTCTTTAATTGCTTCAAGTGCAAGTTGTTCCATTTCTTCTTTTGATGCGTCTTTTTTCATTGTTAGTTTTGCGCGAACTTTACCCATAACTTGAACAACGATTTCAACTTCATCTTCTACAAGTTTAGACTCATCAAATGTTGGCCAGCTTGCATATGTGATTGTTTCATTGTATCCAAGTTTGCTCCAAAGTTCTTCCCCAATGTGAGGTGCAACTGGTGCAATCATTTTTACAAAACCTTCTACATATTCTTTCGGAAGTGTTTCAGCTTTGTATGCATCATTGATGAATACCATCATTTGAGAAATCGCAGTGTTAAAGCGAAGCTCTGCATAGTCTTCTGTTACTTTCTTCACTGTTTGGTGGTAAGCTTTTTCAAGCTCTTTATTTGGCGTATCAGTAATTTTCTCACTTAGTTCACCGTTATCTTGAACGAATAGACGCCATACACGATCAAGGAAGCGACGCGCTCCGTCAAGACCATTTTCAGACCAAGCGATTGAAGCATCTAATGGTCCCATGAACATTTCGTATAGACGAAGTGTATCTGCACCATGGCTTTCTACGATATCATCAGGGTTTACAACGTTACCTTTTGATTTACTCATTTTCTCGTTGTTTTCACCTAAGATCATACCTTGGTTGAATAATTGTTGGAACGGCTCTTTCGTTGGAACCACACCGATATCGTATAATACTTTATGCCAGAAACGAGCATATAGTAAGTGAAGTACGGCATGCTCTGCTCCGCCGATATAAATGTCAACTGGAAGCCATTGTTTTACTTTTTCAGGATCTACAAGCGCTTCACTATTGTTTGGATCGATGTAGCGTAAGTAGTACCAGCAGCTACCAGCCCATTGTGGCATTGTGTTTGTTTCACGACGACCTTTTTGACCAGTCTCAGGGTCAACAACATTTACCCACTCGTCAATATTTGCAAGTGGTGATTCACCTGTACCAGATGGACGAATATTCTCTGTTTTTGGAAGAACTAATGGTAACTCTTCTTCTTTCACAGCTGTCATTGTGCCATCTTCCCAATGGATTACTGGAATTGGTTCACCCCAATAACGTTGACGGCTAAATAACCAGTCACGTAGACGGTACGTTACTTTTTGATTTCCTGCACTCGTTACTTCTAGCCATTCGATCATTTTTGCAATTGCTTCTTCTTTATTTAAACCATCAAGGAATGCTGAGTTTACGTGTGCACCATCACCTGTATATGCTTCTTTCGTGATGTCTCCGCCTTTTACAACTTCCTTCATTGGAAGATTGAATGTTGATGCGAATTCATAGTCACGCTCATCATGAGCTGGAACTGCCATTACAGCACCTGTTCCATAAGTTGCAAGAACATAGTCAGCGATCCAGATTGGTAATTTCTCGCCATTTACTGGGTTAACTGCGTAAGCACCAGTGAATACACCCGTTTTCTCTTTCGCAAGTTCTGTACGCTCTAGGTCACTCTTCATTTTTACAGAATTAATGTAAGCTTCTACAGCTTCTTTTTGTTCTGCTGTTGTAATGTCAGCAACAAGTGCATGCTCTGGAGCAAGTACACAGTAGCTTGCACCAAATAGTGTATCAGGACGCGTTGTGAAAACTGTAAACTTCTCATCAGTACCATCGATGTTGAAGTGTACTTCTGCACCTTCCGAACGACCGATCCAGTTACGCTGCATATCTTTTAAGCTTTCTGGCCAATCAAGCTCATCTAGATCTTCTAATAGACGATCTCCGTAAGCAGTAATTTTTAACATCCATTGTTTCATCGGACGACGCTCAACTGGATGTCCGCCGCGCTCACTCTTGCCGTCGATTACTTCTTCATTTGCAAGTACTGTACCAAGTGCTGGGCACCAGTTTACAGGTACTTCATCAACGTAAGCTAAACCCTTTTCAAATAGTTTTAAGAAAATCCATTGTGTCCACTTGTAATAGTGTGGATCTGTTGTATTTACTTCACGATCCCAATCATAAGAGAAGCCTAGTGCTTTAATTTGATTACGGAACGTGTTAATGTTTTTCTCTGTGAATTCAGCTGGGCTATTTCCAGTATCAAGTGCATATTGCTCCGCTGGAAGACCGAATGCATCCCATCCCATTGGATGAAGAACATTATACCCTTGCATACGCTTCATACGAGATAAAATATCTGTCGCTGTGTAACCTTCTGGATGTCCTACGTGCAATCCCGCACCAGATGGATATGGGAACATATCTAGTGCATAAAATTTTGGTTTTTCTGTCTCATCTGGCGTACGGAATGTTTTATTCTCTTCCCAATACCCTTGCCACTTCTTCTCAATTTCTTGATGATTAAAGCTCATGAGATACCCTCCTTGAAATTTTGTTTATTTTCACCGCCTAAAATACAAAAAACCTCTCATCCCTAGAAAGGGACGAGAGGTTATAGATTCCCGCGGTACCACCCTAAATTAATGTAGTATATACATTCGCTTAGATCCGTAACGTGGATTAACGGCAATTGCTACTAATAGTTTCACAACCGCAACTCAAAGGCGAGTTCATAACGAAACGTGGATTGACTTGCACCAACCGTCAACTCTCTAAACCAGCTTCTATTACTACTACTCCTTCTCACTGTTATTACACATATGAGTTAATTTAAATATATTCTAAAACATGTTACATGTTCCGTCAAACTAAACTGCAACTTTTTCTTCTACTGTTTCTTCTACTTTTACTCGTTTATCATATACACTCGTTGCTATAAGCGCTACTACAAGCATTACCATGATCGCCATAAACAATACTTCCATATTGTATAAATCAACGATTGCTCCGCCCACAACTGGTCCAAACATTTTCCCTACAGTTGCTGCACTATTTACAACCCCTTGATAAAAACCGAGTTTATCTTTTGGGGCAAGTATATTCGCAATTGTCGGAACCGCTGGCCATACGAATAACTCACCAATTGTTAATGTTACCATTGCAACGAGAAACATCGTGAATTGCTGTGCTTGACTTAGTACAATAAATGAAACCGCAAAAATACCAATTCCGATCATAATTTGCTGTTTTAAAGAGCGCTTCATCCAGCGAATAATCATACTAACAAGAGGCTGTGCACAAACAATCATCGCCCCGTTTATCGTCCATAATAAACTATAATGACGAAGACTAATATTTAATTCCTGCATATGTGTTGCAATTGCACCTTGCCACTGTACATATGTAACCCAGCATAAAGCATACGCTACACATACGATAAGAAGCGCTTTGAATCCAGGTGTAAGTGACCAACCTTTCTTCGCTTCGATTTCTTTTTGTACACCTTGTTCCTTTTTATCTTCCATACCGCGAAAACCGATAAAAGCAATTAAGAAGAAAACAAAGTATAAAACAAAGTTCGCTAAGAAAATATAATCAAAACGGTACGAAGCAACTAAACCACCGCACGCTGTTCCAACAGCGATTCCGACATTTTGCCCAACATACATTGCGTTAAAAGCTCGTCTTCCTCCTTCTGGCCACACTGTACCAACCATCGCGTACATCGATGGAAAGACCATTCCAGAACCGAATCCGATTAACGCAAGCCACACAACATATAATGGCCATCCGTGG
The DNA window shown above is from Bacillus clarus and carries:
- a CDS encoding GNAT family N-acetyltransferase codes for the protein MRSITKAEITDVDSIIQIDIDVIENDSRRDYIEHAIHKGTCIIVQNDASIVGFLTYDTSFFDCTFISLIIISPTERRKGCASSLITYMLSNSPTKKIFSSTNQSNENMHKVFQANGFIHSGIIENLDEGDPEFIYFIST
- a CDS encoding spore germination protein; translated protein: MSKVQKKYQISPIFVFFLIHSAQFGAGVLGFARIIAKAAGHDGWVGVLITGIIIHILIWMMYYSLKNVEGNLIDLHKQTFGKWLGNGINIIFMAYFFIVSISVVRTYVEIIQVWMFPSASTWMLTFFLCLVSYYIISSGFRVITGICVISIGGTLGYLFLSLFILKFSHWDNLLPFFSHSFTDILKASELSIYSMTGFEIFLMIYPFVKEPQKSHKFAQYGALFSNFLYLFSTILAFTFFSEKQLLKTIWSQLSMTQVIQLPFIERLEYLAISAYALVIITSFILPLWAATRGTHEIFRVKQRGILIAFMLITLAVSQLLTNRHDINDFISTVSKVSFWLIYIYIPILFIIVWVKRKWKKTKEN
- a CDS encoding MDR family MFS transporter, whose amino-acid sequence is MPRKVWLLVAGMIINVTGASFLWPFNTIYLHDHLGKSLSVAGMVLMINSLTGVIGNLLGGVLFDKWGGYKSILVGIIITLVAILGLVFFHGWPLYVVWLALIGFGSGMVFPSMYAMVGTVWPEGGRRAFNAMYVGQNVGIAVGTACGGLVASYRFDYIFLANFVLYFVFFLIAFIGFRGMEDKKEQGVQKEIEAKKGWSLTPGFKALLIVCVAYALCWVTYVQWQGAIATHMQELNISLRHYSLLWTINGAMIVCAQPLVSMIIRWMKRSLKQQIMIGIGIFAVSFIVLSQAQQFTMFLVAMVTLTIGELFVWPAVPTIANILAPKDKLGFYQGVVNSAATVGKMFGPVVGGAIVDLYNMEVLFMAIMVMLVVALIATSVYDKRVKVEETVEEKVAV
- a CDS encoding haloacid dehalogenase — protein: MTNEKGLDKGYELVAKMHEVFGHPVTNVPTKLTEERAKIRASFMKEELEEFLEATTVEDQYDALIDLIYFAFGTFAEMGVRPDKGFEIVNNANMAKLFPDGKPRFREGDGKILKPEGWEAPEPQLRAEIERQRQDALAKAEK
- a CDS encoding Ger(x)C family spore germination protein, with the protein product MEKNKRKLMLLFCISLFSLTGCLQKNIIDDVQLIQGAAFDTAKDDKVKVTFVCPIQKKGNKVQVFEGTGNAVKQVKADTSLESSQPFASGQMRIALFTTKIAKKGLSTAFDTLIRDVNIGNSLYVGLLEGSGTELFKGKYTTSYNVAIYIKKMLEHNMETGPLPTDNLYLGAFRYYREGQDSYMPILKKHGDKIGITGIGLLKKDKYVGKISYHDMFVFKGLLEKHRLDSHEFKTNPGYTIINNIRSVPTYQINIKDGKPSFFIHVKLEARIQEVSRKFNLENKKNTMKIAKSVEKQLDAKAAKLIKQFKSLGVDPLGLGAKYKQHYRPFKLEEWRKMYKDVPITVKYTVDITNSGVIE
- the leuS gene encoding leucine--tRNA ligase; protein product: MSFNHQEIEKKWQGYWEENKTFRTPDETEKPKFYALDMFPYPSGAGLHVGHPEGYTATDILSRMKRMQGYNVLHPMGWDAFGLPAEQYALDTGNSPAEFTEKNINTFRNQIKALGFSYDWDREVNTTDPHYYKWTQWIFLKLFEKGLAYVDEVPVNWCPALGTVLANEEVIDGKSERGGHPVERRPMKQWMLKITAYGDRLLEDLDELDWPESLKDMQRNWIGRSEGAEVHFNIDGTDEKFTVFTTRPDTLFGASYCVLAPEHALVADITTAEQKEAVEAYINSVKMKSDLERTELAKEKTGVFTGAYAVNPVNGEKLPIWIADYVLATYGTGAVMAVPAHDERDYEFASTFNLPMKEVVKGGDITKEAYTGDGAHVNSAFLDGLNKEEAIAKMIEWLEVTSAGNQKVTYRLRDWLFSRQRYWGEPIPVIHWEDGTMTAVKEEELPLVLPKTENIRPSGTGESPLANIDEWVNVVDPETGQKGRRETNTMPQWAGSCWYYLRYIDPNNSEALVDPEKVKQWLPVDIYIGGAEHAVLHLLYARFWHKVLYDIGVVPTKEPFQQLFNQGMILGENNEKMSKSKGNVVNPDDIVESHGADTLRLYEMFMGPLDASIAWSENGLDGARRFLDRVWRLFVQDNGELSEKITDTPNKELEKAYHQTVKKVTEDYAELRFNTAISQMMVFINDAYKAETLPKEYVEGFVKMIAPVAPHIGEELWSKLGYNETITYASWPTFDESKLVEDEVEIVVQVMGKVRAKLTMKKDASKEEMEQLALEAIKEQIEGKTVRKVIVVPGKLVNVVAN
- a CDS encoding spore germination protein, which encodes MIWKWLRKKKKSDKTEQEMNEQQNSKQNKNKQQKDSQQDSKQNNSAKEQQQSSKLDNPAQNQQQNSKQNNSAQEQQQYSKLDNPAQNQQQNSKQNNPAQNQQQNSKQNNSAQNQQQNSKQNNSAQEQQQYSKLDNPAQNQQQYSKQNNPAQNQQQNSKQNNSAQNQQQYSKQNNSAQEQQQYSKLDNPAQNSKISKQSQEHQSTGNNSIYDFSKPEKDHIHSLQDLIAKLKQSSDFINYHTSDDETMPYWISYYRPSLDGEKLQKYLMPTLLERSCSSLEELKEHIPMSGITITNDLQKIEDMVLKGHAIIQLREQDQKCMLANIAIDNYRAPTPPLNESTVIGPQEGFVEDVDTNINLVRKRLPVLELHTKEMIVGEFSKTKVVMMYLDNLAEKDNVDFLEESLRALKYDQINDSAYIQELMGEKSIFPLYINTERTDRVTKALIDGKIAIFVDGSPNVLLTPVSYFDFFISPEDYNVSWLYATFSRVLRLIAVLFSICAAPLYVAVLNYHYELIPSDLLETLILSRAQVPFPPLIEALFLELVIDLLREAGARLPMKVGQTLGIVGGIVIGQASVQAGLTSNILLIIVALSALASFITPIYKMGNAVRLLRFPFLIFAEVGGLLGISLGFIYLFTHLFRLTSLRKPYALFYPTRQQSVKDSWIRFPLTMIDTRDVQARPQHVKKSAQGISTKHRSDFDD